One Helicobacter pylori genomic window, TGCAAATTGATGACGCATTATTGCAACGCTTGGAAAAATTGAGCATGTTAGAGATTAAAGACGAGCATAAAGAGAGCGTTAAAGGCCATTTAGCGGAGGTTTTAGGCTTTGTGGAAAACATCTTCGCTTTAGAAACTCATGATCTAAAAACGGATACAGAGCTATGCACCCCTTTAAGAGAAGACGAGCCCAAAAGCCAACCCCACATCGCCAAAGAGATTTTAAGCCAAAACAAACACAGCCAGGATCATTATTTCATTGTGCCTAAAATCATTGAATAGGTTTTATTGAATAGGTTTTATATCAGGTTAAAAGCTTGATTTTTAAAATCAAAGAGAAAAAGAGATTATCGCTTGACTAAAATTAAGCTTTTCACTATTTTATTTTTAAAAGGGCTTTCAGCCTTTTTTTAACTCATCAAGAATTTCCACTAACCCCACAATCGCCTTTGTGATTTCTTCATGCGTGATAATATAAGGGGGCATGAGATAAATGGTGTTGTTTAAAGGGCGCAGTAACAAACCTTTTTTTAGAGCTTTTTTAAAAACCGCCAAACTCAAACGCTCTTTGGTTTGAAGAAAAACTTCAAAGGCAAAGACCATGCCCAAATGCCTTAGATTAGACACCACTTGTCGCTCTATCAAGGGTTTTAATGCGTTTTGGAGCGTATTAAAAATAAACTCGCTTAAAGCCTTGTTTTTTTCAATAACATTTTCTTTTTCAAAAATATCCAGCGTAGCGTTCGCGCATGCGCATGCTAGGGCGTTTCCTGTGTAGCTGTGCGAATGCAAAAACGCTTTATTTTCTTCATAAGGGGCGTAAAATTGGTTATAGATTTCATTGCGGGTTAATAGCGCGCTTAAAGGCAAATACCCCCCACTAATCCCTTTAGACAAGCATAAAAAATCAGGCTCAATTCCGCATTGTTCATAAGCAAACATGCTCCCTGTACGCCCAAACCCAGTAGCGATTTCATCAAAAATAATGTGGATATTTTTTTGCTTGCATAATAAAACGGCTTGCTTTAAATACTTCGCGCTATAAATATGCATATTCCCTGCGCATTGCAAAAGAGGCTCTGCAATGAAAGCGCAAATTTCTTCATGATGCTTATCCAACAAACGCTTTAAAGCATTCAAACTATTTTCTATTTCATTGTCGTTTTTAGGCACGGGCGTGATGAGATTTTTGAGCAATAAGGGGGTGTAAGTGTCTTTATAAAGTTTCACATCGCCCACGCTTAACGCTCCCAAAGTCTCGCCATGATAGGAATTAGAAAGCGATAAAAAAAGCTTT contains:
- a CDS encoding adenosylmethionine--8-amino-7-oxononanoate transaminase, with the translated sequence MNFQENLAALDLEYLWHPCSQMQEHQNFPIIPIKKAQGIYLYDFNDNAYMDLISSWWVNLFGHNNAYISQQLKNQIDDLEHVLLASFSHKPIITLSQRLCQLTHMDKCFYADNGSSCIEIALKMSYHAHFLKNQTHRKKLFLSLSNSYHGETLGALSVGDVKLYKDTYTPLLLKNLITPVPKNDNEIENSLNALKRLLDKHHEEICAFIAEPLLQCAGNMHIYSAKYLKQAVLLCKQKNIHIIFDEIATGFGRTGSMFAYEQCGIEPDFLCLSKGISGGYLPLSALLTRNEIYNQFYAPYEENKAFLHSHSYTGNALACACANATLDIFEKENVIEKNKALSEFIFNTLQNALKPLIERQVVSNLRHLGMVFAFEVFLQTKERLSLAVFKKALKKGLLLRPLNNTIYLMPPYIITHEEITKAIVGLVEILDELKKG
- the gatC gene encoding Asp-tRNA(Asn)/Glu-tRNA(Gln) amidotransferase subunit GatC, coding for MQIDDALLQRLEKLSMLEIKDEHKESVKGHLAEVLGFVENIFALETHDLKTDTELCTPLREDEPKSQPHIAKEILSQNKHSQDHYFIVPKIIE